The genomic window TATTTTACCGCGTCACAGCCCTGGCGTGTGCGGTTTGCCTGATTGGAGAAACCCTGGTGGCCAACACCTCAACCCCTTTCCAAAGCGAAGACCCCACGCTGATGATCACGATGATGGCCGCCATCATCCTAGGTCTCCGTATGGCAACCAGTACAACAACCGCTGCTAAACCCGCGGCCTGACATGGCGAAAAGCCTGATAAAAAACATATCCTGGCTTGGCTTTGGCAGTGCAATTGTGCGTCCGATCTGGTTCGTTTTCATCACCTATGTCGTGTACGACACCATCGGCACCAGCCAGTACGGACTCATCACGGCAGCGTTGTCCCTCATGGCAATTCTGATTGGCATCGCAAGTATCGGCACCTCGCAGTTGACCATTCGGGAAGTGGCGCGCGACAACTCACAGGCCGACCAATATCTCACGAATTTACTACCTGTAAGGCTCTTGCTGGGTATCCTCTGCCTCACCCTGGGGCTCGCAATCAGCCAGTGGCTTACAGACCAGAAAGCATTATCCGCTGCAGTCAGGCAAGAATACATGCTGGCATATGCTTTTGCAGGATGTTATGCGCTCGCGCTCAACCTTACCGAATTCTGTAGAAGTTTTTACCGTGCCCACGAAACGCTGCGGGATGAAGCTATATCGATCATTATTGAAAAGGTGCTTACGGTCAGCCTCGGTACATTTGTGCTCTTGCGTTGGCCATCCGCAGCCGGCGCACTTGCGGGAATAGCCACCGGCATGGGCATTACCCTCTTGCTCAACCTTGCCTGGGTCAGCTACAAATTTGCGCAATTCAAGCTAAGATGGCTGGATCGCACCTTTATTCAAAATGGTATCAAACGGGCACTGCCACTGGGACTCGTGAGCATCTTTGTCCTGATTTATTTCAGAACAGACAGCGTGATGCTGCAATCTATCCAGGGCGACGAAGCCACAGGACAATACGGGATTGCGTTCCGGGTACTTGAAGCGCTGTTGCTCTTCCCCGGAATAATCGTTGCTGTTTTACTGCCCCGCCTTTCTACCCTGTTTGCCGGCGAGGTTGGCGCAGAATTTAACCGCTTACTCAACAAGAGCATCTGGATACTTGTCGGCTTTGGCCTCACTGCAGCCCTTACCTTGAGCGTTCTGGCACCATTCATTGTGGGCATTCTCGAAAAGGGGCCGGCGGCAATACCAGCAACCAAAGCACTACGCATTCTAGTATGGACCTTCCCTTTTGCCAGCGTGAACTACCTTTATAGCACTGCGTTAACCGCTGCTGACGATCAAAACGTATTGGCGTGGATACTCGGTATTGCCGTACTATTCAATATATCGCTCAATGCTGTGCTCATTCCCACGCACTCCCTGTATGGAGCCAGCTTTGCAACCCTGCTTACGCAATTGTTTGTGATGCTGGCCATGATCATCAGATATCGCCGGCGACATGCCAGCAACGATTAAGCTAACCCTGACTTCAGGCAATGACTGACAAGCTCTCAGCTACTTCCCCAAAGAAAAACATCTGGCGTTCCATCCGCGGCCGTGCAATCAACTGGTATGTTGATACATACAACGCAATCCGCAGCGGCCATACCAATACAGGTACAGCTTCTGGCATCAGTGCATTTGAAGAAATCCAGCAGCATGCCCGCAAGCGGTCAGACATCAACGAACATCTGGCCATGCTTTTTGCTGAGACAATCCGCATGCGCCCCAAACTCATTGTGGAGATGGGCGTGCGCGGTGGAGAAAGCACCTTTGCTTTTGAGCGTGCTGCCCAATTCTCCGACGCAACCTTGCTGAGCATCGACATTGATGACTGCGAAAGTGCCTCTTCGTATCCCCACTGGCATTTTCTCCAGGCAGACGACATTGCCTTCTCCAAAGAATTCCCTGCGTGGTGCAAAAATCAGGGCATCGAGCCGAAGGTTGAGGTGATGTTTATCGACACCAGCCATTTCTACGACCACACCGTTCAGGAAATTGAACATTGGTTTCCTTACCTCGCCGATCATGCAATCGTCTTTTTTCATGACACCAACATGCAGGATATTTACAGGCGTCGAGACGGCTCACTTGGGCGAGGTTGGCAAAACGACCGTGGGGTTATTCGGGCTGTCGAAGACTATTTTAAGAAGTCGTTTGACGAGACCCGTGATTTTGTGCACGTTGAACCCGGCTGGATTATCCGACACTACGCCCACAATAGCGGCATGACCGTGTTAGAACGCATCGCTGAGACGGACACGGCCAAACAGTAAACAACAATCAACTACCAGCACGGCTGCCCGGGTTTCGATGGATGTTTCGGTCATCATTGTTAGCTACAACACCTACACCTTTACACACGAGGCTGTAGCGTCTGCTTTCAGTGCAACCAAAGACCTGGACATCGAAGTCATCGTGGTTGACAACAATTCTCCAGATGAAAGTGCCCCGCGATTAAAGGCAGCTTTTGCTAACCAAAACCTGCGGCTGACCATCATTGAAAACGAGGAAAACGCCGGCTTCTCCGCAGCAAACAACCAGGGAGCAGCGATCGCCAGCGGCCGGCACCTGTTTTTCCTGAACCCCGATACCATTGTGCACGAAGGGGCAATTAATGCCCTCGCCGAGTTCATTGCGCAACACCCAAAAGCCGGTGCGGTAGGACCGCACGTGCTCAATACAGATGGCACCAACCAGGTCAGCGTAGCCTATTTCACAAGCGGATGGCGAATTCTCAAACACCATCTGCCCTTCTTAAACGTGTTTGACGGCTCCGCTGCAGAACGCTACCCGCAAAAGACCAAGCCCGTTGAAGTTGTTAAAGGATGCGCCATCATGATCCACCGCGATACCTTAAAAGCTGTTGGCGGCTGGGATGAACGGTATTTCATGTATTCTGAGGAAACAGAACTCTGCCTCGCCCTGCACAATGCCGGCTACACAAATTACTTTATCAAAGAGGCCTGCATCACGCACCACGGCGGCCAAAGCTCGATGGCCTATTACGCCGAACAACAGGTTGTGCAACAGCGCAGCGCACTCCAGTTTCTTCGCAGGCATCACGGCCTTACAACCCGGATGATACATCGTATAAGTGGACTTATTGGATTTGGCGCGCGCGCCCTTATTTTTCCGATTGCAGCCATCCTGCGTCCTTCGCAGGCCGCGGGCTACAAACTACGCGGTGAAGCAGCCAGCAGGCTATTTCGCTGGTTTCTGATCGAATATGCCTAACTGCTAAATACGCTTAACACCAGTACTCCATGTCCACCAAACCTGTTTTTTATTTCACCCGGATGTTGCCCGCATACCGCATTCCGATTTTGGAGCGGTTGAACGAGCGCCTGGATGGCCGGCTTGTCGTATGTCATGGCCAGCCCCCACAGGGCAATCCGGTACTGATGAAGGACATCGAGAGTACGTTCCAGCGCGAAACCCTCACCAATTACTGGTATAAAGACACCACAGTACATCTGCAATTTTACCGCAAGGTCTTTAAAAAACACGGCCCCCCTTCGGTTGTCCTTGCAGAAGAATCGCCGCGTTCTGTGATGTTACCCGGCCTGCTGCGGCGCGCACGAAAGGTAGGTGCCGGCCGCGTGCTTTGGGGTATTTTCTACTCCGTACACCGCCCATTCTCAGCCAAACATCCGCTTCAACGGTATCGGATTGCAATGGCCAACCGGGTAGAAGCATGCGCCTGTTACGCCAAACAATCCCGCACGTACCTGCAACCACACGTAGCACCAGAGAAACTGTTTGTGGCGCAGAACACCATGGATACCAACACCCTCTTTGCCTTACGCAACACCCTGGAGGCAGAAGGTAAAGCAGCGGTTCGTTTAAGACTTGGGATCCCCGCCGACCACGACGTATTTGTGTTTGTAGCACAACTGGTCGCGCGCAAAGGGACCCGTGAACTCATTGAGATTTTCGAATCCTACCAACGCACCAAACCAGCAACCCTGATTGTAATTGGAGGCGGACCGGAGCGGGAAAACATGGAAACCCTCGTTGCAAAAAAACAATTACAACATGTTCAATTCCTCGGCGCCATATCCGACTTGCATGCTTCAGCACCCTATATTTTTGCAGCAGACATCATGTTACAACCTGGGTATGTAGGACTGGTTGTCAATCATGCGTTTGCGCTTGGTGTGCCCGTCGTAACCCAGGAAGCACCTGGCAACCTGCCATTTCATGGCCCTGAAGTTGAATCTATAGAACATGGCAGCAACGGGATGATCGTTGCACGCAATAACATGGAAGCCATGCAGGCAGCCCTGAAACAAGTAACCCACAACCAGGAGGTGTTTTCACAGGCTGCCACAACGTACGCTGAAACCAAATTGACAATGGACAATCAGGTAGATGGCCTGATAGCCGCCATTGCGCACGCTGAGCAAACGAAGAAGAGCTGATATGCGCATCCTGGTTCACGACTTTGGGGGATATGCGTTTCCTGTGCAACTAAGCGAGGCACTGCATACGCGTGGATATGAGGTCGTTCACATGTACTGTGACTCTCACCAAACCACACCACCCGGCGTAACCGAGGCAGCAAATTCGAATGCCGGATTCAGGATAGAGGCCATCAGTTTGCCCACACCGCTTAACAAATACAACCTCGTAAAGCGATGGCAGCAGGAGCGCCTTTATGGCCGGCTGGCGGCGGCAGCGATTGCATCGCTCCAACCCGATGTGGTGCTCTCAGCCAACACGCCGCTGGATGCACAAATCAAAATTCAACGTACCTGCGCTGCACACAGCATCCCCTTTGTCTTCTGGCTACAAGACCTCATCAGCATCGCTACCAATCAGATTCTAAGCCAAAAAATCCCTGTAGCCGGCCATATGGTGGGCGCACTGTATACTGCGCTCGAAAAGAAACTGCTGCAACGAAGTGACGCGATTGTTGCAATTACTGATGGGTTCTCTAACCAGTTACGGCGTTGGTCTGTTGACATGCAGCGCGTTGTAACCATTCCCAACTGGGCGCCCATCAACCGCATCCCTGTGACAGATAAACGTAATGCCTGGGCACAGGCGCAAAGGCTTGATAATGCTTTTTGCTTCATGTATACCGGTACACTGGGCATGAAACACAATCCGGCATTTTTGCTCGAACTGGCAAAAGCGTTTCGCAACCAGAACGATGTACGCGTTGTGGTTGTATCACAGGGCAAAGGCGCCAGTTGGCTGGCAACAGAGAAGGAAAAACTACATCTCGACAACCTGCTGCTTTATCCCTATCAGCCGGCAGACCAGTTGCCCCAGGTACTGGGTACTGCAGACGTATTAGTGGCGCTCCTCGACGCAAAAGCCGGCGCCTTCTCGGTCCCGTCCAAAGTGCTTACGTATTTGTGCGCGCAACGTCCACTCTTGCTGGCGTTACCAAAAGACAACCAGGCGGCAACCCTGGTTAAAACAATCAATGCCGGCCTCATCACAGGCAGCGAAGACAAGCAGGCATTCATTGCCGGCGCCCAACAACTTTATGCCGACCAGGCGCAACGTAACACCCTGGGCCAGCATGCCCGTGCCCATGCGAAAGAAGCATTCTCTATCGAAAAAATCTGTACTGCATTTGAGGAGGCCCTGAACCACGCCATCAACAAACCGACATCCTGAGGTTAAATCTTTACGCCCCAGAAACTTGCAAGCAGAGCGGGAATAAGCAATAGAGCAACCCGTGCATCATCCCTCCTCCAGGAACCGGATTCCCAGGCACCATGACCCCAAGATCCTGCATAATAGCGGCAGTTGTGTTGCTATTGACGCCGGCACATCTGCTTATTGCACAGGAAACTGCTACAACGCAGCGCGTATCACACGTACCCGCATATCAGGTTATTTTTGACGACTTCCGTTATGCGTCTACCGGTTATCCCGACCCGCCGGGTGATACAAACTTGTTTGGCGAAAATCCCTGGATAGATCGGTCGGGCAGCGCCGGCTTCACGGGTCGCGCCTGGTTTTATTACAACTGGCGCTGGCAGGAAAATGAAGGACGCATCCACCCCGATGGCACCAT from Bacteroidota bacterium includes these protein-coding regions:
- a CDS encoding flippase, producing MAKSLIKNISWLGFGSAIVRPIWFVFITYVVYDTIGTSQYGLITAALSLMAILIGIASIGTSQLTIREVARDNSQADQYLTNLLPVRLLLGILCLTLGLAISQWLTDQKALSAAVRQEYMLAYAFAGCYALALNLTEFCRSFYRAHETLRDEAISIIIEKVLTVSLGTFVLLRWPSAAGALAGIATGMGITLLLNLAWVSYKFAQFKLRWLDRTFIQNGIKRALPLGLVSIFVLIYFRTDSVMLQSIQGDEATGQYGIAFRVLEALLLFPGIIVAVLLPRLSTLFAGEVGAEFNRLLNKSIWILVGFGLTAALTLSVLAPFIVGILEKGPAAIPATKALRILVWTFPFASVNYLYSTALTAADDQNVLAWILGIAVLFNISLNAVLIPTHSLYGASFATLLTQLFVMLAMIIRYRRRHASND
- a CDS encoding class I SAM-dependent methyltransferase, whose amino-acid sequence is MTDKLSATSPKKNIWRSIRGRAINWYVDTYNAIRSGHTNTGTASGISAFEEIQQHARKRSDINEHLAMLFAETIRMRPKLIVEMGVRGGESTFAFERAAQFSDATLLSIDIDDCESASSYPHWHFLQADDIAFSKEFPAWCKNQGIEPKVEVMFIDTSHFYDHTVQEIEHWFPYLADHAIVFFHDTNMQDIYRRRDGSLGRGWQNDRGVIRAVEDYFKKSFDETRDFVHVEPGWIIRHYAHNSGMTVLERIAETDTAKQ
- a CDS encoding glycosyltransferase family 2 protein translates to MDVSVIIVSYNTYTFTHEAVASAFSATKDLDIEVIVVDNNSPDESAPRLKAAFANQNLRLTIIENEENAGFSAANNQGAAIASGRHLFFLNPDTIVHEGAINALAEFIAQHPKAGAVGPHVLNTDGTNQVSVAYFTSGWRILKHHLPFLNVFDGSAAERYPQKTKPVEVVKGCAIMIHRDTLKAVGGWDERYFMYSEETELCLALHNAGYTNYFIKEACITHHGGQSSMAYYAEQQVVQQRSALQFLRRHHGLTTRMIHRISGLIGFGARALIFPIAAILRPSQAAGYKLRGEAASRLFRWFLIEYA
- a CDS encoding glycosyltransferase, with the translated sequence MSTKPVFYFTRMLPAYRIPILERLNERLDGRLVVCHGQPPQGNPVLMKDIESTFQRETLTNYWYKDTTVHLQFYRKVFKKHGPPSVVLAEESPRSVMLPGLLRRARKVGAGRVLWGIFYSVHRPFSAKHPLQRYRIAMANRVEACACYAKQSRTYLQPHVAPEKLFVAQNTMDTNTLFALRNTLEAEGKAAVRLRLGIPADHDVFVFVAQLVARKGTRELIEIFESYQRTKPATLIVIGGGPERENMETLVAKKQLQHVQFLGAISDLHASAPYIFAADIMLQPGYVGLVVNHAFALGVPVVTQEAPGNLPFHGPEVESIEHGSNGMIVARNNMEAMQAALKQVTHNQEVFSQAATTYAETKLTMDNQVDGLIAAIAHAEQTKKS
- a CDS encoding glycosyltransferase family 4 protein, with translation MRILVHDFGGYAFPVQLSEALHTRGYEVVHMYCDSHQTTPPGVTEAANSNAGFRIEAISLPTPLNKYNLVKRWQQERLYGRLAAAAIASLQPDVVLSANTPLDAQIKIQRTCAAHSIPFVFWLQDLISIATNQILSQKIPVAGHMVGALYTALEKKLLQRSDAIVAITDGFSNQLRRWSVDMQRVVTIPNWAPINRIPVTDKRNAWAQAQRLDNAFCFMYTGTLGMKHNPAFLLELAKAFRNQNDVRVVVVSQGKGASWLATEKEKLHLDNLLLYPYQPADQLPQVLGTADVLVALLDAKAGAFSVPSKVLTYLCAQRPLLLALPKDNQAATLVKTINAGLITGSEDKQAFIAGAQQLYADQAQRNTLGQHARAHAKEAFSIEKICTAFEEALNHAINKPTS